From Streptomyces griseorubiginosus, one genomic window encodes:
- a CDS encoding methyltransferase domain-containing protein: MTRTDGYLLDNRQAEAAERFDAFATLFDPTTFRHLEGFGIGPGWRCWEVGAGGTSVVSWLAKKVGPTGKVVATDIDTTRLTPAARPPVDVRVHDVSAEEPPGEGFDLVHARLVLVHVPDRERALRSMIKALRPGGRLLLEDADPALQPLTCPDEHGPEQQLANRLRQGFRSLLADRGADLSYGRTLPRLLREAGLRQVTADAYFPLASPACAALESATIRQIRDQLVTAGLATDADIDQHLANVATGTMDLATAPLISAWGRKA; encoded by the coding sequence ATGACACGAACCGACGGGTATCTCCTCGACAACCGGCAGGCGGAGGCGGCGGAGCGCTTCGACGCCTTCGCGACCCTCTTCGATCCCACGACCTTCCGGCACCTCGAAGGATTCGGCATCGGGCCGGGCTGGCGGTGCTGGGAGGTCGGCGCCGGCGGCACCTCAGTGGTGTCCTGGCTGGCGAAGAAGGTCGGCCCGACGGGAAAGGTCGTCGCGACGGACATCGACACCACCAGGCTCACCCCTGCGGCCCGCCCACCGGTGGACGTGCGCGTCCACGACGTGAGCGCCGAGGAACCGCCGGGGGAGGGCTTCGACCTGGTGCACGCCCGGCTTGTCCTGGTTCATGTGCCGGACCGCGAACGGGCGTTGCGCTCGATGATCAAGGCGCTGCGCCCCGGCGGACGGCTCCTGTTGGAGGACGCCGACCCCGCCCTTCAGCCGCTGACCTGCCCCGACGAACACGGCCCCGAGCAGCAGTTGGCGAACCGGCTGCGGCAGGGCTTCCGCTCGCTGCTCGCCGACCGCGGCGCGGACCTCTCCTACGGCCGCACCCTCCCGCGCCTGCTCCGCGAGGCCGGACTGCGCCAGGTCACCGCCGACGCGTACTTCCCGCTCGCCTCACCGGCCTGCGCCGCCCTGGAGTCCGCCACGATCCGCCAGATCCGCGACCAGCTCGTCACGGCGGGCCTCGCCACGGACGCGGACATCGACCAGCACCTCGCGAACGTGGCCACCGGCACGATGGATCTGGCCACTGCCCCGTTGATCTCGGCGTGGGGGCGCAAGGCGTAA
- a CDS encoding sugar kinase, translating to MTTGGPGAAATDRGGALLVVGDVITDVVARHRGPLAVGTDTVAAIRTVPGGAGANVACWAAYGGGAEVRLLGRVGADAVAWHERELTACGVRPRLVVDPEAPTGTVICLVDAGAGAERTLLTDSGASLRLEPADWSDDLLDGVGRLHLSGYLLFAESSRALVSVALESARARGVPVSLDPASAGFLRELGVGRFLSLIEGVDVLLPSRDEACLLTGLPDTADAAAKLSRHVPLVVTKQGAEGALIARSGSVYAHVPAVAATPRDTTGAGDAFTGTFLAALLTGSGPKDAAEQGCRAGALAVERVGGRPPGSD from the coding sequence GTGACCACGGGTGGGCCCGGTGCGGCCGCGACTGACCGGGGCGGCGCCCTGCTGGTCGTCGGTGACGTCATCACCGATGTCGTCGCCCGGCACCGGGGGCCGCTCGCCGTCGGCACGGACACGGTCGCCGCGATCCGTACGGTGCCGGGCGGGGCGGGCGCCAACGTGGCCTGCTGGGCCGCGTACGGGGGCGGTGCGGAGGTACGGCTGCTCGGGCGGGTGGGCGCGGATGCGGTCGCGTGGCACGAGCGGGAGCTGACCGCGTGCGGGGTACGGCCGCGGCTCGTCGTCGACCCCGAGGCGCCGACCGGCACGGTCATCTGCCTGGTGGACGCGGGTGCGGGCGCCGAGCGGACGCTCCTCACCGACAGCGGGGCGTCGCTGCGGCTGGAGCCGGCCGACTGGTCGGACGACCTGCTCGACGGTGTCGGGCGGCTGCACCTGTCGGGCTATCTCCTGTTCGCGGAGTCGAGCCGCGCCCTGGTGTCGGTGGCCCTGGAGTCGGCACGCGCGCGTGGGGTGCCGGTGAGCCTGGATCCGGCGTCGGCGGGCTTCCTCAGGGAGCTGGGCGTGGGCCGCTTCCTCTCCCTGATCGAGGGGGTGGACGTCCTGTTGCCGAGTCGGGACGAGGCGTGCCTGCTCACCGGGTTGCCCGACACGGCGGACGCGGCGGCCAAGCTGAGCCGTCATGTCCCGCTGGTGGTCACCAAGCAGGGAGCCGAGGGCGCGCTGATCGCCCGGTCCGGTTCGGTGTACGCCCATGTGCCCGCCGTAGCCGCGACGCCGCGGGACACCACGGGGGCGGGCGACGCCTTCACCGGCACGTTCCTCGCGGCGCTGCTCACGGGCTCCGGGCCTAAGGACGCGGCGGAGCAGGGGTGCCGGGCGGGGGCACTGGCGGTGGAGCGGGTGGGCGGGAGACCGCCGGGGTCGGACTGA